A stretch of Treponema vincentii F0403 DNA encodes these proteins:
- a CDS encoding FumA C-terminus/TtdB family hydratase beta subunit, with amino-acid sequence MEFEKIISASGLAAEQCGQGLTVDGSVLAAFTEQAFKRLSFIFPQEHLESLVDVACDPASSENDRLVAVKLLENAVIAAKGTLPLCQDTGVAQVFAWKDAGVCTALTAAGGTVHFGSDEEAFTAGVGKAYKENNLRFSINIPSSLFDEKNSATNLPAQVDIFSTNGAGTETAEYAGSSCSNGTGSDSTEPSYRFLFCAKGGGSSNKTDFTCATKALLNLQSFERFLKTKIAALGTAACPPYTIAVVIGGLSPEQNLQTLKLATTGYWDAAEALNKIGGSIRWTDTVGGVRPLRCRDWEERVLQIAAETGLGAQFGGSHLAAHARVFRLPRHGASCFASIGVSCNAHRNLVGYISREGAFLQKNVSDPRPFFEKAATYTAHTASHHGEPVAVELSSIDAARAALSKYPVGQAFLFSGEILVARDAAHARWKALLESGKPLPDYTLHYPILYAGPAETPKGAVIGSFGPTTANRMDPYADDLMSRGAALITIAKGNRSELWRTACKKYGAFYLGTIGGAAALIAEKHITARKVLDYPDLGMEAVQLISVKDLPVFLITDDKGNDFYAAL; translated from the coding sequence ATGGAATTTGAAAAGATTATTTCGGCCTCCGGCCTTGCGGCGGAGCAGTGCGGGCAGGGTTTAACTGTGGACGGCAGCGTACTTGCGGCCTTTACGGAGCAAGCGTTTAAACGATTATCCTTTATCTTTCCTCAAGAGCATTTGGAAAGTTTGGTGGATGTCGCGTGCGATCCCGCTTCCTCCGAAAACGACCGGCTGGTTGCAGTAAAGCTGTTGGAAAACGCCGTGATTGCGGCCAAAGGTACGCTGCCGCTTTGTCAGGACACAGGCGTTGCGCAGGTCTTTGCGTGGAAGGATGCGGGCGTGTGCACTGCGTTAACCGCTGCGGGCGGGACAGTGCATTTCGGCTCCGATGAGGAAGCATTCACTGCGGGTGTCGGTAAGGCCTATAAAGAGAATAATCTTAGATTTTCTATCAATATTCCTTCTTCTCTTTTTGATGAAAAAAACTCGGCAACCAATTTGCCGGCTCAAGTCGATATATTCAGTACAAACGGTGCGGGCACGGAAACTGCGGAATATGCCGGCTCTTCCTGCAGCAACGGAACCGGCTCAGATAGTACGGAGCCCTCCTACCGTTTCTTGTTCTGCGCCAAAGGCGGCGGTTCTTCCAATAAAACCGATTTTACCTGCGCGACAAAGGCGCTTTTAAATCTGCAATCCTTTGAACGCTTTTTAAAAACGAAAATTGCCGCCCTTGGGACGGCCGCCTGTCCGCCGTACACAATTGCCGTTGTTATCGGAGGCTTGAGTCCCGAACAGAATTTGCAAACCCTCAAGCTGGCAACCACGGGCTATTGGGATGCTGCGGAGGCGTTGAATAAAATCGGCGGCTCTATCCGCTGGACTGATACGGTAGGCGGGGTGCGCCCGCTGCGGTGCAGGGACTGGGAAGAGCGGGTATTACAGATTGCAGCGGAAACGGGATTGGGCGCCCAGTTCGGTGGGTCTCACCTTGCCGCACACGCCCGCGTATTCCGGCTGCCGCGGCACGGAGCCAGCTGCTTTGCCTCCATAGGCGTATCCTGCAATGCGCATCGGAATCTCGTTGGGTATATCAGCCGCGAAGGCGCGTTCTTGCAAAAAAACGTTTCCGATCCGCGGCCGTTCTTTGAAAAAGCGGCGACATATACTGCCCATACCGCTTCGCATCACGGGGAGCCTGTTGCGGTTGAGCTTAGCTCCATCGATGCTGCCCGCGCCGCATTATCGAAGTACCCTGTAGGGCAGGCGTTCCTTTTTTCCGGCGAAATTCTCGTAGCGCGGGATGCGGCTCATGCCCGCTGGAAAGCCTTGTTGGAAAGCGGCAAGCCGCTGCCCGATTATACGCTGCATTATCCGATTCTCTATGCAGGTCCTGCGGAAACACCGAAGGGCGCCGTTATCGGCAGCTTCGGGCCGACGACGGCAAACCGCATGGATCCGTATGCCGACGATCTGATGAGTAGAGGTGCGGCGCTGATAACCATCGCAAAGGGGAACCGTTCGGAACTCTGGCGTACCGCTTGTAAAAAATACGGCGCCTTTTATTTGGGCACCATCGGCGGCGCTGCCGCGCTGATTGCGGAAAAACATATTACCGCCCGTAAGGTGCTCGACTACCCCGATTTGGGGATGGAAGCGGTACAGCTGATTTCGGTTAAGGACTTGCCGGTATTTTTGATTACCGATGATAAGGGAAATGATTTCTACGCGGCTTTATAA
- a CDS encoding MATE family efflux transporter encodes MKTFLKQSTEARRELILTANPVKTLLILSLPSLLMNTVQAMMPFTDGLFINNLTGYAVTGAVTFSQPIISMILGLSQGLSVAAMAIIGQLNGKGAIEEGKRVATQIFVFAVMLGIISAPLLLIISVAVSRGLQSDIAPYVRQYIAWYSIVLPFSFLESVYNGIKNANGKPESAFTRMTILFVLKVIGNSIFLYILRLEILGCVLASLLANVCITVWMVYELFIHKGPDRLSIKNFKFDSKIIKEVLKVGFPAMFNYSFLYLGFFLINKEIERYGAVVVAAQGIASNINALCFNLPAAFSAAITTMVSMHIGAGCPEKAKRDCLLGCITSIIIAIVLIAVMIPLAPYLTVLFRREPEIIEIANNALNIYTYSIIGFGICMTIQGAFIGLGKTKMPLMLGVLRIWLLRYIFVLATEHALQYYAVFWGNLFSNIMTALIATVLILRTKWVSAISITTEQKE; translated from the coding sequence ATGAAGACATTTCTTAAGCAATCGACGGAAGCGCGGCGCGAACTCATCCTTACGGCCAATCCCGTTAAAACATTGCTTATTCTTTCTCTTCCCTCATTACTGATGAATACCGTGCAGGCGATGATGCCGTTTACCGACGGGCTCTTTATCAATAACCTGACCGGTTATGCGGTAACGGGGGCGGTAACCTTTTCTCAGCCGATTATCTCGATGATATTGGGACTGTCGCAAGGGTTAAGCGTCGCTGCGATGGCAATTATCGGGCAGCTGAACGGCAAAGGAGCAATCGAAGAAGGCAAGAGGGTTGCCACGCAGATATTCGTATTTGCGGTTATGCTCGGTATTATCAGTGCACCGCTGCTCCTTATTATCAGTGTAGCGGTTTCACGGGGATTACAGAGCGATATTGCGCCGTATGTCCGCCAATATATCGCATGGTACAGTATAGTTCTGCCGTTCAGCTTTTTGGAGTCCGTGTACAACGGCATTAAAAATGCAAACGGAAAACCCGAATCGGCTTTTACCCGAATGACTATTCTCTTTGTCTTAAAGGTTATCGGAAATTCTATTTTCCTCTATATTCTGCGGCTCGAAATCCTCGGCTGTGTGCTCGCTTCGTTGTTAGCAAACGTATGTATCACCGTCTGGATGGTATACGAATTATTTATCCATAAAGGCCCCGACCGGCTCAGTATCAAAAACTTCAAATTCGATTCAAAAATTATCAAAGAGGTGCTGAAAGTCGGATTTCCGGCAATGTTCAACTATTCTTTTTTGTATTTAGGCTTTTTTCTTATCAATAAAGAGATTGAACGGTACGGCGCCGTCGTTGTTGCCGCTCAAGGAATTGCAAGCAATATCAATGCGCTCTGTTTTAACCTGCCCGCAGCGTTCAGCGCGGCTATTACGACAATGGTCAGTATGCACATCGGCGCCGGCTGTCCGGAAAAAGCTAAGCGGGATTGCCTGCTCGGCTGTATCACCAGCATCATCATCGCTATCGTACTTATCGCCGTGATGATTCCGCTCGCCCCCTATCTGACGGTTTTATTCAGACGGGAACCGGAAATTATCGAAATTGCAAATAACGCGCTCAATATCTATACCTATTCAATTATCGGGTTTGGCATCTGCATGACCATTCAGGGCGCCTTTATCGGACTCGGCAAAACAAAGATGCCGCTCATGCTCGGTGTGCTCCGTATATGGCTGCTCCGCTATATCTTCGTATTGGCAACGGAACATGCACTGCAGTATTATGCAGTGTTCTGGGGAAACCTCTTTTCAAATATCATGACCGCGCTCATCGCAACCGTGCTCATTCTGCGGACAAAGTGGGTGTCGGCTATCTCCATCACAACCGAACAAAAGGAGTAA
- a CDS encoding glycogen-binding domain-containing protein, which yields MCNAIRRKAVAVFFFLCILIAAQAEQAAIDTYTYGELVETIARTDAPLITGKYIIFTAAGSARHVGIAFEHENFQSIHSFQRLYRSDDSTETKKSILFYIMQIPEEMRELRYRLVINGLWSTDPLNPDEIFDYSAGMSLSILKIPYQKEYKTAVENNGRTRFVYQGESGKRIYLAGTFNNWDPFMYILEEVMPGRYELYLPLPNGVWYYAYFKDGKQIPDTTNREHVYMADGRTASVISVK from the coding sequence ATGTGCAATGCAATACGGCGGAAGGCCGTGGCAGTCTTTTTTTTCTTGTGTATACTGATCGCGGCGCAAGCGGAGCAAGCAGCCATCGACACATACACGTACGGCGAACTTGTTGAAACAATTGCACGAACCGATGCACCGCTTATTACCGGCAAATATATCATTTTTACGGCAGCAGGCTCGGCACGGCATGTCGGCATTGCGTTTGAACATGAAAATTTTCAATCGATCCATTCTTTCCAACGTTTATACCGAAGCGACGATAGTACCGAAACGAAAAAATCCATCCTCTTCTATATTATGCAGATACCTGAGGAAATGAGAGAGCTTAGATACCGGCTCGTTATTAACGGACTCTGGTCTACCGACCCACTCAATCCCGATGAAATATTCGACTATTCCGCCGGAATGTCTCTTTCAATCTTAAAAATTCCGTATCAAAAAGAATACAAAACCGCTGTAGAAAACAACGGACGTACCCGTTTTGTCTATCAAGGAGAATCGGGAAAGCGGATATACCTTGCAGGCACATTCAACAACTGGGATCCGTTTATGTATATTTTGGAAGAAGTGATGCCGGGCAGATATGAATTATATCTCCCGCTGCCGAACGGTGTTTGGTATTACGCATACTTTAAAGACGGAAAGCAGATACCCGATACGACGAACCGCGAACACGTGTATATGGCCGACGGCAGAACCGCTTCGGTTATTTCCGTTAAATAA
- a CDS encoding nucleoside kinase, translated as MQGFEITFPDGSKKQFIEPISARAALAYCKEPDAVAFGMKVNNELVSLNKMIDVRATIKPVVKGTYDGSNIYRRTLCFLLAAAARKVYPDLRLLVGHSFGYSYYYTFEGAHASEIDLKIIEDKMHEIVDADLPIHTKSVAYSEALELFANTNQPDAYRLLSYNSKPKITINILDDYYDLYFQPLMDRAGYLKVFGLMKYEDGFLLRFPSTADTDTLPPFKDIPPLFTVYKEYKTWGKMIGVSSVGQLNEIIESRKTKDFVEITETLQNNKLAHIAEQIKNKKDVKVILIAGPSSSGKTTSAKKLSMQLRVVGYEPYVISLDDYYVGRDKTPRGKDGKLDFECLESLDVPLLNELLLKLFAGEEVELPSYNFKTGERFYTGKKLRLNSRSILILEGIHGLNDNLTPQIDPSLKFKIYLSALTQLTLDDHNRIPTSDNRLLRRIVRDAQFRGSSASVTIGMWSDVRAGEAKHIFPYQGSADVIFNTALDYELSVLKIYAEPLLRAVKPTDPAYSEASRLLIFLNNFLSVSPSFVHGQSILREFIGDSDFSYH; from the coding sequence ATGCAAGGGTTTGAGATCACATTTCCGGACGGTTCAAAAAAGCAATTTATCGAACCGATTTCTGCACGCGCTGCACTGGCTTATTGTAAGGAACCGGATGCTGTTGCATTCGGTATGAAAGTGAATAATGAACTGGTTTCGTTAAACAAGATGATTGATGTGCGTGCTACGATAAAACCGGTAGTAAAAGGCACTTACGACGGCTCGAATATTTACCGTCGTACGTTATGCTTTCTTTTAGCTGCAGCTGCACGCAAAGTATATCCCGATTTACGGCTCTTGGTTGGGCACAGCTTCGGCTATTCCTACTATTATACCTTTGAAGGCGCACATGCTTCCGAAATCGATCTCAAAATAATCGAAGATAAGATGCACGAAATAGTCGATGCGGATTTACCGATACACACGAAATCCGTGGCGTACTCCGAAGCGCTCGAACTTTTTGCAAATACCAATCAGCCCGATGCATACCGGTTACTGTCATATAACAGTAAACCGAAAATCACAATCAATATCCTCGACGATTATTACGACTTATACTTTCAGCCCTTGATGGATCGTGCCGGTTATTTAAAAGTATTCGGACTGATGAAGTACGAAGACGGCTTTTTGCTCCGCTTTCCTTCGACGGCTGACACCGATACGCTACCTCCGTTTAAAGATATTCCGCCTCTTTTTACCGTGTACAAGGAGTACAAGACGTGGGGTAAAATGATCGGAGTTTCTTCCGTCGGCCAATTAAATGAAATTATCGAAAGCCGTAAAACAAAAGACTTTGTTGAAATTACGGAAACGCTGCAAAATAATAAACTGGCGCATATTGCCGAACAAATCAAAAATAAAAAAGATGTAAAAGTAATCCTGATAGCAGGGCCGTCCAGTTCCGGTAAAACGACGTCTGCAAAAAAGCTTTCGATGCAGCTGCGTGTTGTCGGTTATGAACCGTACGTTATCAGTCTTGACGATTATTATGTCGGCAGGGATAAAACACCGCGCGGCAAGGACGGAAAACTCGATTTTGAATGCCTTGAATCCTTGGACGTACCGCTCTTAAACGAGCTGCTGCTTAAATTATTTGCCGGAGAAGAAGTTGAACTGCCTTCGTATAATTTTAAGACGGGCGAGCGGTTTTACACCGGAAAAAAACTGCGCCTTAACAGCCGCTCCATACTCATCTTGGAAGGAATACACGGATTAAACGACAATTTAACTCCTCAAATAGACCCGTCGCTCAAGTTTAAGATATATCTTTCGGCCTTAACACAGCTGACGTTGGATGATCATAACCGGATACCGACTTCCGATAACAGGCTCCTGCGGCGTATCGTGCGCGATGCCCAGTTCAGAGGCAGCTCTGCGTCGGTTACCATCGGCATGTGGTCGGATGTGCGGGCAGGCGAAGCAAAGCATATCTTTCCGTACCAGGGCAGTGCCGATGTCATCTTTAATACGGCGCTCGATTATGAGCTTTCGGTGCTGAAAATTTATGCGGAACCGCTGCTCCGTGCGGTGAAACCCACCGATCCGGCATATAGCGAAGCCTCCCGGCTGCTTATCTTTCTGAATAACTTCCTGTCGGTTTCGCCGTCATTCGTACACGGCCAATCCATTTTGCGGGAATTTATCGGGGATAGCGACTTTTCCTATCATTAA
- a CDS encoding tRNA-dihydrouridine synthase family protein translates to MKLILAPLANISHSGLRMLIHTFGDPDEYFTEMIHAPSLIAGGRFEQWYLRTNPVPEKLVWQLTSPKGEAFVQAVPLVLQQGGIGVDLNMGCSAPPIVRTGAGAAWMLKPLNETAEAVCSVKQALDVYAAAQSRPFRLSVKLRIGAAADYAYLLRFCTMLVEEGVQLITIHPRLQRQSYARPALHEYTAALAKDLPIPVYGNGDIDSAEKLQTAAARYPACAGWMIGRAAVQKPWIFKEIRKRTIKRAAESDKSYKAGADKRAADTMSGSIAGSGSDDAPYSIDLEQTALLFLQYLETEQPPEFFLTRAQRFFQFYCENFSFAHYCRTQLLRARGKEEMVQILHTYFEEAPNDRVIQI, encoded by the coding sequence ATGAAGCTCATACTGGCGCCGCTTGCAAATATCAGCCATTCGGGATTGAGGATGCTGATTCACACCTTCGGTGATCCCGACGAATATTTTACCGAAATGATTCATGCGCCGTCGCTGATTGCAGGCGGGCGGTTTGAACAGTGGTACCTTAGAACAAATCCCGTACCGGAAAAACTGGTGTGGCAGCTTACCTCGCCTAAGGGGGAAGCCTTCGTACAGGCGGTACCGCTGGTGCTGCAGCAAGGAGGCATCGGTGTCGACTTAAACATGGGCTGTTCGGCGCCTCCGATTGTACGGACGGGTGCGGGCGCCGCATGGATGCTGAAACCGTTAAACGAAACAGCCGAAGCGGTGTGCTCGGTTAAACAAGCGCTCGATGTATATGCTGCGGCGCAGAGCAGACCTTTCAGGTTGAGCGTAAAGCTGAGGATCGGCGCGGCGGCCGACTACGCGTATCTCTTACGCTTTTGCACCATGCTGGTTGAGGAAGGCGTGCAGCTCATCACGATACATCCGCGGCTCCAGCGGCAAAGCTATGCACGGCCTGCCCTTCACGAATACACGGCGGCGCTCGCAAAAGATTTGCCTATTCCGGTATACGGTAACGGAGACATCGATTCCGCAGAAAAACTGCAAACCGCCGCAGCTCGCTATCCCGCCTGCGCAGGCTGGATGATCGGGCGAGCCGCAGTGCAAAAGCCGTGGATTTTTAAAGAGATACGCAAACGCACAATCAAACGCGCAGCAGAATCGGATAAATCATACAAGGCCGGAGCGGATAAACGTGCCGCGGATACAATGAGCGGCAGTATCGCCGGCAGCGGCTCGGATGACGCGCCCTACTCTATTGACCTTGAACAAACGGCCTTATTGTTTTTGCAGTATCTTGAAACCGAACAGCCGCCGGAATTTTTCCTTACGCGGGCGCAGCGGTTCTTTCAATTTTATTGCGAAAATTTTTCATTTGCGCACTATTGCAGAACACAGCTGCTGCGGGCGCGGGGCAAGGAAGAAATGGTTCAAATACTGCATACCTACTTTGAAGAAGCTCCGAACGATAGGGTGATTCAAATCTAA
- a CDS encoding HPF/RaiA family ribosome-associated protein — protein MNINVQAVKFTLDEDQKTFVHKKFERIKYAEDLIVDVLCTIKFDKKFTYECTVNFKGGTAHVSTEDYDFKAGVNKLMDVLDQKVRKEKDKIQAKK, from the coding sequence ATGAACATCAATGTACAGGCGGTAAAATTTACGCTGGACGAAGATCAAAAAACCTTCGTGCACAAGAAATTTGAACGGATTAAGTATGCGGAAGATTTAATCGTCGACGTTCTTTGCACGATAAAATTCGACAAGAAGTTTACCTACGAATGTACCGTCAATTTTAAGGGCGGAACGGCTCACGTTTCTACCGAAGATTACGACTTTAAAGCAGGAGTCAATAAATTGATGGATGTTTTGGATCAAAAAGTACGAAAAGAAAAAGACAAAATACAAGCTAAAAAATAA
- the selA gene encoding L-seryl-tRNA(Sec) selenium transferase, whose amino-acid sequence MQNPLAQIPQVEKLLSHTMLAECIEKLGRPIAASIVSEYINEIRTKALKGAEVPSFDTCITEIRKRCARLMRKRISKVINATGIILHTNLGRSPLPHGIWEAAQDAAQSYSAIEMDLESGKRGQRFPFAVEAMSTLVHAEAALMLNNNAAAVFLLLKALASGKEVIVARGQQVQIGGGFRIPDILREAGCTLVEVGTTNITTLDDIIEAVTAQTAMVLWVHTSNYKIRGFTEQPSLTVIRKALPPEVILAVDQGSGNISLTAQDEPTVQALLKEGADLVCFSGDKVFGGPQCGWITGKKDLIALIARHPLMRTYRVGRAVAALMEETLVHYLNNGKSAAAEALQLDPAEIKKRSESIVAELPAGIASVISHPFSLGGGSTPDEAFPSWAIMLHTKKPEAVKTALRFCSTPIIAFISEDRLLLHLAAIAPDDDAYIAQELTDLSKNSAGF is encoded by the coding sequence ATGCAAAACCCTTTGGCGCAAATACCGCAAGTTGAAAAATTGCTATCGCATACTATGCTGGCCGAGTGTATTGAAAAGCTCGGCAGGCCGATTGCCGCTTCTATCGTATCGGAGTATATCAACGAAATACGGACTAAGGCGTTGAAAGGTGCGGAGGTTCCCTCTTTCGACACCTGCATAACGGAAATCCGGAAGCGGTGTGCACGGTTGATGCGGAAGCGCATTTCCAAGGTTATTAACGCAACGGGTATTATCCTGCACACGAACCTCGGACGAAGCCCGCTTCCGCACGGTATATGGGAGGCGGCGCAGGATGCAGCTCAATCCTATTCCGCAATCGAGATGGACTTGGAGAGCGGGAAGCGGGGACAACGATTTCCCTTCGCCGTAGAAGCGATGAGCACGCTTGTCCATGCGGAAGCGGCGTTGATGCTGAACAACAATGCCGCCGCCGTATTTTTGCTCTTAAAAGCGCTTGCAAGCGGAAAAGAAGTTATCGTTGCACGCGGTCAGCAGGTGCAAATAGGCGGCGGCTTCCGAATCCCCGATATTCTGCGGGAAGCAGGCTGCACGCTGGTAGAGGTGGGAACCACCAACATTACCACCCTCGACGATATTATCGAAGCTGTAACCGCGCAGACGGCGATGGTGCTGTGGGTGCATACCTCAAACTATAAAATCCGCGGCTTTACGGAGCAACCGTCCCTTACCGTCATACGCAAGGCGTTACCCCCTGAGGTTATTCTCGCGGTGGATCAAGGTTCCGGTAATATTTCTCTTACCGCGCAGGACGAGCCGACCGTACAGGCCTTGTTAAAAGAAGGAGCCGACCTCGTTTGTTTTTCCGGGGATAAAGTATTCGGCGGCCCGCAGTGCGGATGGATTACCGGCAAAAAAGATTTAATCGCCCTCATTGCCCGCCATCCGCTGATGCGCACCTATCGGGTAGGCCGCGCCGTCGCCGCTTTAATGGAAGAGACCCTCGTGCACTACCTGAATAACGGAAAGAGCGCCGCGGCCGAAGCGCTGCAGCTTGACCCTGCCGAAATAAAAAAACGCAGCGAAAGCATTGTTGCGGAGCTACCTGCCGGTATTGCGTCGGTTATTTCCCATCCTTTTTCGCTCGGCGGCGGCAGTACACCCGATGAAGCGTTTCCGTCATGGGCAATTATGCTGCATACAAAAAAGCCGGAAGCGGTAAAAACGGCGCTGCGGTTTTGCAGCACTCCGATTATCGCCTTTATTTCGGAGGATAGGCTGCTGCTGCACCTCGCCGCAATAGCTCCCGATGACGATGCATATATCGCTCAAGAATTAACGGATCTCTCTAAAAACTCGGCCGGCTTTTAG
- a CDS encoding addiction module antidote protein, whose amino-acid sequence MKITDFDPADYLTTKEAMIEYLNEALKTSIEDNTPEHFMEALGDVTRAQGITNAAKSTDLNREHLYRSLSKKGNPTFSTIIKLIKFLGLEINITEAQSVKTAIAL is encoded by the coding sequence ATGAAAATAACCGACTTTGATCCCGCTGATTATTTAACGACAAAAGAAGCAATGATTGAATACTTAAACGAAGCTCTTAAAACCTCTATCGAAGACAATACCCCCGAACACTTTATGGAAGCACTCGGAGATGTAACACGTGCTCAAGGAATTACAAATGCTGCAAAATCAACAGACTTAAACCGTGAACATTTATACCGTTCCTTATCAAAAAAAGGCAATCCGACATTTTCAACTATAATTAAACTTATAAAGTTTTTAGGTTTGGAAATAAATATTACCGAAGCACAATCAGTAAAGACAGCCATTGCTTTATAA
- the selB gene encoding selenocysteine-specific translation elongation factor: MAYILGTAGHVDHGKTALVKCLTGVETSHIPEEKKRGMTIELGFASLQDPVHGTVGIVDVPGHERFIRNMVAGTWGLDAAMLIVAADDGWMQMSSDHLRVLKAMHIESILLVITKSDLADADMIELIREDANRHCREILGRELPSVAVSAQTGAGIDLLKSKITELLSTVHTAPLDKPFLYVDRVFTLKGIGITVTGTLRGKSVSVGDQLSIYPGGTECKIKNIQNHHADVTSSESGMRTALNLKIEKEKIERGMLLADSGESPILQGTELLVRVDEYFNKQESGAGIKNHIELELATGSTNSIGAIHFNKTDPSLARVSLQEPIAGRWNQPAVLIRHGGSAILASCRILAAFDSYRAVVFKQYFTVYAGRELPSWKSSGFFINGYIEKDRAEPKELSAEAKDVTPCGKWLLFTQKLAEWEAKILETAKKSQAGFTVEEIDASVPVKVRQDILKKLCAENKLAGESSTYKQAGSGNTLSKTAQQLLQLALKAGFDGIEIDKIQLPQVRKDARDLVKLGKLVVLENFLHYHREVYDKAAAAILKGKKAGDIITISDARTATGLSRKYVIPLLNVLEKTGKVKRNENDRIVL; the protein is encoded by the coding sequence ATGGCATATATTTTAGGAACCGCCGGACACGTCGATCACGGCAAAACCGCATTGGTAAAATGCTTAACCGGAGTGGAAACCAGCCATATCCCCGAAGAAAAAAAGCGGGGCATGACCATCGAACTCGGCTTTGCATCGCTGCAGGATCCCGTCCACGGTACGGTCGGCATCGTCGATGTTCCCGGCCATGAACGGTTTATCCGAAACATGGTTGCAGGCACGTGGGGGCTTGATGCGGCAATGCTGATTGTTGCGGCGGACGACGGCTGGATGCAAATGTCGTCGGATCACCTGCGGGTACTCAAAGCGATGCATATCGAATCCATTCTGTTGGTAATAACCAAATCCGACTTGGCCGATGCCGATATGATCGAGCTGATACGGGAGGATGCCAACCGCCATTGCCGCGAAATACTCGGACGGGAATTGCCCTCCGTTGCCGTTTCCGCACAGACCGGCGCCGGTATCGACCTTCTCAAGAGCAAAATTACGGAATTATTGAGTACCGTACATACCGCTCCGCTAGACAAGCCGTTTTTATATGTCGACCGCGTATTTACGCTGAAAGGTATCGGCATCACGGTAACGGGTACGCTGCGCGGTAAAAGCGTTTCCGTCGGCGATCAGCTTTCGATCTATCCGGGCGGAACCGAGTGCAAGATTAAAAACATCCAAAACCACCACGCCGACGTAACCTCCTCCGAATCGGGGATGCGGACGGCGCTCAACCTTAAAATCGAAAAAGAGAAGATAGAACGCGGTATGCTGCTCGCAGATTCGGGGGAAAGCCCCATTCTTCAAGGTACCGAGCTGCTCGTCCGCGTCGATGAATATTTTAACAAGCAGGAAAGCGGCGCCGGTATTAAAAATCATATCGAACTGGAACTCGCAACCGGCAGTACCAATTCCATCGGTGCAATTCACTTTAATAAAACGGATCCTTCGCTTGCGCGGGTCTCCCTGCAGGAACCTATCGCCGGACGTTGGAACCAACCGGCCGTGCTCATCCGGCACGGAGGAAGCGCCATTCTCGCCTCATGCAGGATACTCGCCGCCTTTGATTCTTACCGTGCGGTAGTATTTAAACAATACTTTACGGTCTATGCCGGACGGGAATTACCTTCATGGAAAAGCTCCGGCTTTTTTATCAACGGATATATCGAAAAAGACCGCGCGGAACCGAAAGAGCTTTCGGCCGAGGCAAAAGACGTTACCCCTTGCGGTAAATGGCTGCTCTTTACCCAAAAGCTTGCCGAATGGGAAGCAAAGATTTTAGAGACCGCAAAAAAGAGTCAGGCGGGTTTTACGGTTGAAGAAATCGATGCGTCCGTGCCGGTAAAGGTGCGGCAGGACATCCTTAAAAAGCTCTGTGCGGAGAACAAACTTGCCGGCGAAAGCAGTACCTATAAGCAGGCGGGAAGCGGGAATACACTGTCGAAAACGGCGCAGCAGCTGTTACAGTTGGCGCTTAAAGCAGGGTTTGATGGCATCGAAATAGACAAAATCCAACTGCCGCAGGTGCGTAAAGACGCCCGCGATCTGGTAAAGCTCGGTAAGCTCGTCGTATTGGAAAACTTTTTGCACTATCACCGCGAGGTATACGACAAAGCAGCAGCAGCCATCCTGAAAGGGAAAAAAGCGGGCGACATTATCACCATCTCCGACGCCCGCACCGCAACGGGGCTTTCGCGCAAGTACGTTATTCCGCTGCTCAATGTTTTGGAAAAAACCGGCAAAGTAAAACGCAACGAGAATGATCGCATTGTCTTATAG